Proteins encoded in a region of the Armatimonadota bacterium genome:
- a CDS encoding DNA-binding transcriptional regulator CytR, translating to MPTQRKRCTIKEVAARSGVSVATVSNVLQNKSHLYSPQTAQRVWQAVRELGYRPSSVARSLIRQRTDTIGIILEERQEVVLDPYVMIVLEGILEYTVPRNYPVKIVSMLYQQSADSFLAHVDDGSVDGVVLVAPRTHSAALQWAQQADIPAVVVGSTLPDTPLPCVDVDDTAAIYQAVRWLIELGHQRIGHIAGPQTQWSAKRRLQAYCQAMQDAGIAVKPEWVVEGKYTPPSGKEAMEQLLNTAAELTAVVCGNDWMAMGAMEAVYQRGLRVPEDISLLGFDDIDSAQWVTPPLTTMRQPMRQIGAKAAEMLINQIETGKRSHEVVLFSAEMVVRQSVAPPK from the coding sequence ATGCCTACTCAACGCAAGCGGTGCACCATAAAGGAGGTTGCTGCGCGAAGCGGGGTGTCGGTAGCCACAGTCTCCAACGTGCTGCAGAATAAGAGCCATCTCTACTCTCCGCAAACCGCCCAGCGCGTGTGGCAGGCGGTGCGGGAGCTCGGCTACCGTCCCAGCTCGGTCGCGCGCAGTCTTATCCGGCAACGTACCGACACGATCGGGATCATCCTGGAAGAACGCCAGGAGGTGGTACTGGACCCCTATGTGATGATCGTGCTGGAGGGCATTCTGGAGTATACTGTCCCACGCAATTATCCTGTTAAAATAGTCAGCATGTTGTATCAGCAAAGTGCCGATAGCTTCCTGGCGCATGTGGACGACGGTTCAGTGGATGGCGTAGTGCTGGTGGCACCCCGCACACACAGCGCCGCATTACAGTGGGCTCAACAGGCAGACATCCCCGCGGTAGTGGTAGGCAGCACCCTGCCCGATACTCCCCTGCCCTGTGTGGACGTGGACGATACCGCAGCCATTTACCAGGCGGTGCGCTGGCTGATTGAGCTGGGGCACCAGCGTATCGGACACATCGCCGGACCACAAACGCAGTGGAGCGCCAAAAGGCGACTACAAGCGTACTGTCAGGCGATGCAGGACGCGGGCATCGCGGTGAAGCCAGAGTGGGTGGTGGAAGGAAAGTACACCCCTCCCTCCGGCAAGGAAGCGATGGAACAGTTGCTAAACACAGCTGCGGAGTTGACGGCAGTTGTGTGTGGTAACGATTGGATGGCGATGGGTGCGATGGAAGCCGTTTATCAGAGGGGTTTGCGCGTGCCTGAGGATATTTCCCTGCTGGGCTTCGACGACATCGACAGCGCACAGTGGGTTACTCCACCGCTTACCACAATGCGCCAGCCGATGCGACAAATCGGTGCGAAAGCCGCCGAAATGTTGATAAACCAGATTGAGACGGGCAAGCGCTCACACGAGGTCGTGTTGTTTTCCGCTGAGATGGTTGTGCGTCAAAGCGTTGCCCCACCGAAGTAA